A window from Trinickia violacea encodes these proteins:
- a CDS encoding LuxR family transcriptional regulator: MSWRREYISRVEQSRNDNARLLDCMAAMANELEFEYVSCGLRVVLPVPQPSMAVFGNFPDSWHKTYIEKGFVSHDPTFQHGLNSSLPMVWEERWTNDTKPFWDEAARHGLRYGWTVAMRPVSGCIGTFSFARSQNSISVRELDEKEPRMLWNAHAVLASVSKQSLEQLIPEHNRSLSRREKEVMRLTAEGKTASDIGTILFLTERTINFHVANVMAKLGATNKIQAAIKAVMLGMLSGN; the protein is encoded by the coding sequence ATGAGTTGGCGTCGTGAATACATTTCCCGTGTCGAGCAAAGTCGCAACGACAATGCCAGACTTCTCGACTGCATGGCGGCAATGGCCAATGAGTTGGAGTTCGAATACGTCTCGTGTGGATTGCGGGTTGTGCTGCCTGTTCCCCAACCCTCAATGGCGGTGTTTGGCAACTTCCCGGATTCATGGCACAAAACCTATATCGAAAAAGGGTTCGTCAGCCACGACCCAACCTTTCAACATGGTTTGAACAGCAGCTTGCCTATGGTCTGGGAGGAAAGGTGGACAAACGACACGAAGCCGTTCTGGGACGAAGCGGCCAGGCATGGGCTTCGATATGGTTGGACTGTGGCCATGCGTCCGGTGTCCGGCTGTATCGGCACGTTTAGTTTTGCGCGTTCGCAGAATTCGATATCCGTGCGCGAACTGGACGAAAAGGAACCGCGCATGCTGTGGAACGCACATGCCGTTCTTGCAAGCGTTAGTAAACAGAGTCTCGAGCAACTCATACCGGAGCACAATCGATCGCTGTCGAGGCGTGAAAAGGAAGTGATGCGTTTGACGGCAGAGGGCAAGACGGCGAGCGATATTGGCACCATCCTTTTCTTAACTGAACGCACCATCAACTTCCACGTTGCGAATGTCATGGCCAAGCTAGGTGCGACCAATAAGATCCAGGCAGCCATCAAAGCGGTCATGCTAGGCATGCTGTCAGGAAACTAA